The region CCTTGTTCAGCTCGGCCAAGGCGAAGTCCAGGCGCGACTTGACGCGGTTCAGGTAGCGCTTGTAGATGGTAAAGCCAGGGTCCAGGTTGCCGCTTTTGAGGAAGTCGTCGAACTGTGTCTTCCACTTGTCGAACTCGGCGATATCACTGGCCAGGAAGTAGCTGCGCGCAGGATCGAGCAGCTTGATGTAGCTGTCGTAGATGATGACTGAGCGCGCGTCATTGAGCGGCGGCTTGCTGTAGTGGTGGCGCTTGAGCAGCTCGACCACGTTGAGGCTGGCGACGACTTCATCGCGATCAGGCTGGAGTTTATCCCAGCTGTTGGCAGCCAATGCATTGCCCGTAAACGGCAAACTGCCCAGTCCGATCAACAGTGCGAGGGTGGTGCTTGGTAAAAAATGCTTCATGCTGATTCGACGTAGGGACAATTGATCACGCATATTAGGCCGTCTTTGAATTCGCCGGTTCCATAAGAACCGGACGCATAATGCAAAAAGCCCGGGGCTACAGCACCCAGGCTCAGTCATGACTCAACTATGGAGGCACTGTGAAGGCATTGCAAGGCGTTGACGGACATGTGGAGTGGGTTGCGACGACAAGTCCAGCTTGCGATATCGGTCAAGTACGAATTCGTGTGGCTGCTGCTGGCCTCAATCGTGCCGATCTGCTGCAACGTGCAGGGCTTTATCCACCACCCCCTGGGGCCAGTGAATTTCTTGGCCTGGAATGCTCGGGGGTGATCACTGAAGTGGGCGCAGGTTCGTCCTGGCAGGTCGGTGACCGCGTCTGTGCGCTGCTGGCGGGCGGCGGCATGGCTGAAGAAGTGGTGGTGGATGCCCGTCATGTGCTGCCGGTGCCGGAAGGTTTGAGCCTGCACGAAGCCGCGGCGATTCCCGAGGTGTACGCCACTGCCTGGCTCAATCTGTTCCAGTTGGCTGGACTCAAACCGGGCGAGAAGGTGTTGTTGCATGCGGGCGCCAGTGGCGTCGGCTCGGCCGCTATTCAACTGTGCAAAGCCTTCGGTAGCCCGTGCTGGGTGAGCGTCGGTTCGGCCGAGCGCCTGGCCTACTGCGAAGCGCTGGGGGCCAGCGCCGGGGTGGTGCGCGGTGATGACCTGAACAGCCTGAGTGATTTCGGGCCGTTCGATGTGATTCTTGACCCGGTCGGGGCCAACTACGCCGAGCTGAACCTCAAACTGCTGGCCCGGGATGGACGCTGGGTGATCATTGGTTTGATGGGCGGGCGCAAGGCCGAGCTGGATCTGGCGCAATTGCTGGTCAAGCGTGTGCAAGTGACCGGATCGACGCTGCGCACGCGCGACGATCAATTCAAGGCGGAACTGCTCAGCGATCTGGGTCAGCAAGTGTGGCCACTGTTCACTGAAGGGCGGCTCAAGCCACAACTGGCCAAGGCCTTCCCGATCAAGGACGCCGAAGCGGCGTTTGCCGAACTTGCCAGCAATCAAGTGTCGGGCAAGCTGGTGCTGGTGATCGACGAGAGCCTGGCGTAACCCAGTTCGCGGGGTAATCCCGCTCCCACAGCAGTGGGAGCGGGATTACCCCGCGACGACGTCGATCAAGTCCAGGCGTGAATCGGCCAATTGTTGGTTTCGGCATGCTCGCGCAGCACCGGGTCCGGGTTGACCACATGCGGGTAATCGACCTTCACCAGCAGTGGCAGGTCATTGCGCGAGTCCGAGTAGAAGCTCGCGCCTTCAAGGTTTTCCTCTTCCTGATCCAGCCATTCCAGCAAACGAGTGATCTTGCCTTCACGGTAGGTCAGAACACCGCTGGTGCTGCCGGTATACACCCCGTTTTGCACGCTCAGATTGATCCCCAGGTACTCATCAATGCCCAGGCGCGCGGCAATCGGCCCCACCAAATGGGTGCCCGAGGCCGAGATCACCAGGATGCGGTCACCGGCCTTGCGATGTTCGGCGATGGTTCGGGTGGCGTCGCTGAAGATGATCGGCTCGATAAAGTCTTCAACCCAGGGTCCCACCAGGTGATCGACTTCTTCCGGGGTACGCCCGATCAAGGGCTCGAGGCTGAACGCCATGTAGTCTTCCATGGCCAGGTGTCCCTTGCCGTAGGCGTCCATCAGTTCCTTGTCGCGGCGCAGGAAGGATTCGCCATCGACCCAGCCAAGGCGGGCCATCTGTTCGCTCCACAACGAGGCGCAGTCGCCGTGGATCAGGGTTTCATCCAGATCGAAAATCGCTAGTGCCATATTCAGAAAAGCTCCTGTGCAACCCTCACGCGACTTCGCGCAGGGCGGTGGGATCGATCAACAAGGATACCCGCTGGCCGTCGGGGTGCAGATCGGCGGACGAGCGGTTGAGCACATCGACCATCAATTCTACTCCGCGGGCCTCCACGCGGTAGCGGATCACATTGCCAAGCAGGCTGTGGCCGCGTACCAGGCCTTCCAGCTCACCGCTAAGGCTCAGGGCGATAGCTTCCGGGCGGATCGCCAGGCGGCTGTCCACGGGGCGTTGCAGCAAGCGGCTGGCGCTCTGCGCGTCCAACAGGTTGTAGTTACCGATAAAGCCGGCCGCGAACACATCCACGGGCGCGGTGTAGAGAGTTTCGGCATCGCCGCTCTGAACGATACGGCCCTGATTCATCAGAAAGATACGGTCCGAAAGAATCAGCGCTTCTTCCTGGTCATGGGTGACGAAGATTGTCGTCAGGCCCAGCTCGCGCTGGATCTGGCGTATCTGCTCGCGCAGATGCTTGCGAATTCGCGCATCCAAAGCCGACAGGGGCTCGTCGAGCAACAGCAGGCGCGGGCGGGTGACCAGTGAGCGGGCGAGGGCGACGCGCTGGCATTGACCGCCGGACAACTGATGTGGATAGCGGCTGGCGAAGTCCTGCAGCTCTACCAATTGCAACGCCTCACGCACCCGCGTGCGGGTTTCATCGGCATTGACCTTTTGCATGCGCAGGCCGAAGGCGACGTTTTGCTCCACGGTCATATTAGGAAACAGGGCATAGCTCTGGAACACCATGCCGATTCCACGTTTTTGTGGGCTCACGGGTACCAGATCATTGCCGTCGAGGAGGATTTTGCCGCTGTCGACCGCTGTCAGCCCGGCAATGCAACGCAGCAGGGTGGATTTACCACAGCCGGAGGGGCCGAGCAGGGTGACGAATTCACCGCGTTGGATCTGGCAGTTGATGTCGTTGAACACCGGGTTGCCACCATAACTTTTTTGCAGATTCTGTACGCTGACAAAGCTCATATCAGGACTTGTCCTTGTTCAGGTGGTTGGCGATCCAGGTCAGCACCAGCACGAAGAGGAAATAGGAAATCACCAGGGCACTGTTGAAGTGACCACTGCTGTTACGCATGTTGTTCAGGTACACCTGCAGGGTTTCGTAACGGGTGCCCACCAACAAGTTGGCAAAGACGAACTCGCCAAACAGGAACGAGAACGACAACAGCAAGGCCACCAGCAGACCCTTGCGCAGGTTTGGCAACACCACCAGGAACGCAGCCTGGAACGTGCTTGCTCCCAGCAGTTGGGCGGCGTCCATCAAGTCGCGCAGATTGATGGCCTGCAGGTTGTTGGTAATTGCCCGATACATGAACGGCAAGGCCACGGTGAAATAACAGCCGATCAGAATCCACGGCGTACCGACCATGGCCATGGGCCCTGAACCGTACAGCTGCAACAAACCTACTGAAGACACGACCGGTGGCACGGCGAAGGGCAGCAGGATAAGGATGTTCATCAGCGCATCAAGGCGCGGAAAGTGGTAGTGCACCACGAACAGCAGCGGCAGGATCAGCAGCACCGACAACACCAGCGCCCCGACGCAGACCAGCAACGATTGCCCGAAGGCCGCAAGAAACCGCGGGTCGCTCCACAGCGCCAGGTACCACTCGAAGGTAAGACCGCTGGGCAACAGGCTCGCCGACCAACTGGTGGCCAGCGAGTAGAGCAGGGTGCCGGCCAGCGGTAGCAGGAGAATGATGAACAGCAGGTAGACCATCAGGCGATGGTAGAGCGGGTGGGTGCCCGGTTCAGCGCGCGACATGGTAGCTCCTCTTCAGCAGCCATTGATGGACAATGGTCACCAAGGTCATCAACCCGACCAGGATCATCGCCAGGGCGCTGGCCAGATTCGGATCCAGTGAGATGTCGCCGGCCACCAGCGCGGCGATGCGAATCGGCAATACGTTGAAGTTGCCGGTGGTCAAGGCATAGACCGTGGCATAGGCACCCAGGGCATTGGCCAGAAGGATCACAAAGGTGCCCAGCAGCGCGGGCGTCAGCACCGGCAAGCCGATATGCCGCCAGTATTGCCAGGTGCTGGCACCGAGCAGTTGCGCCGACTCTCGCCAGTCTTCGCGCAGCGCATCAAAGGCAGGGTAAAGCAGCAATACACCCAACGGGATCTGGAAGTAGGTGTAGAGAATGATCAGCCCGGTTTTCGAATAGAGGTTGAAGTCTTCGATGATGCCGGCCTGCTTCAGCAGCAAGGTCAGCGCGCCGTTGAAACCCAGCAGAATGATGAAGGCGAAGGCCAGCGGCACCCCGGAAAAGTTGCTGGTCATATTGGCGAATGCGTTGACGAAATCGCGCAGGCGTGAATCGACCTTGCGCAAGGAATAACTACCGAGAACGGCAATGACAATGCCGAATACGCTCGACCAGAAGCTGATCTCCAGGCTGTGCTGGATGGCCTGGCGGTAGAAGCGCGAGTCGAAGATCTTGCTGAAATTGGCCAGGCCCCAGCCACTCTCTGCCTGCAGGCTGTGAATCGCGACCCAGGCCAAGGGGGCGATTTGGAAAATGATGAAGAACAGCGCAAAAGGCAGGAGGAAAAGCATCGCCAGCCATCGGCCGCGTTTGATCGAATTCACTTGAGCAGCTCCCGGCACACAGGCTTGTCATGCGCGACACCCAGTAACTCGCAAATGGTGCCGCACAATTCGGTCTGCAACGGCTTGGCCGCCGGATCAAGGCTGAACGCTTCGCCAAACACGAACAGTGGGACCTCGCGTTCCTCGACCAGCAGGCCGTTGTGCGAGCGGTCGTTGTTCATGCCGTGGTCGGCAGTCACCAGCACCTGATAACCCTCCTGCAGCCATGTGTGCAGGTAGTCGGCCAGAAGAATGTCGGCACTGCGCGCACTGTTGCGATACTGGCTGCTGTCCAGGCCGTGGCGGTGGCCGGCGTCATCGATGCTCATCGGATGGGCGAGGAGAAAGTTCGGTGCGTGGCGGCGGCGCAGGTATTCGGCATCGGCGAACAGATGCGAGTCCGGGTAGTGGTCGGCGTAGTAGAACAGCCCGTGCTGGATGGGCAGCTTGGGCGAATGGGTGTGACGATCGCGCAGCGGATCGAACGGTGAGCGGTTGTACAGCTCGCTGACCCAGTGATAGGCCGCCGCCGCAGTGCCCAGGCCGGCTTCGCGGGCGTAGTGGAAGATGCTGCGTTGCTGCGACAGGCGGGTGACGTTGTTATGCACGATGCCGCTGTCGATTGGCGCTACGCCGGTGAGGATGCATTCGTACAGTGGCCGCGACAGGGCTGGCAGTTCGCATTCGACCCGATACAAGGCGGCGCGGTCAGCCTCGACATAGGCGTGCAGGTGACCCATGGCGTGGTGGGCTACCTGGTAGTTCAGACCATCGAGCAGGACCAGGATGACGTTGTGTTTCATGGCTTCTCCGCGGTAGCAGGGGGCTTATCGCGGGGCAAGCCCGTTCCCACAGGCGGATCCTGGTGGGAGCAGGCTTGCCTCGCGAATATCTTCACTCCATCTCGATAATCACTTGCTCCTGCCACATCTGCGGCAGCTTCTTGGAGGTCGCTTCCCAAGCAGCAGCGTCCTTGATTGGCTGCACAGACTTGTACTGCTCGTTCGGCAGCAGTTTGGCCTGGACCTCAGCGGGTAGCTTCAGATGCTCGGCGCGGATTGGCCGGGCGTGGCCTTGCGCCAGGTTGATCTGTCCGGCATCGCTGAAGATGTACTCACGGGTCAGCTTGGCGGCGTTCGGATGCTTGGCGTATTTGTTGATGATGGTGGTATAGCCGGAAATCACCGAGCCATCAGACGGAATCAGCACCTCGAAACGTGTCGGGTCGATCTGCTGGCGATAGCTCAGGCCGTTGAAGTCCCAGACCACGCCGACTTCGATCTCACCCTTCTCCAGGGTCTGGATGGTCGGGTTGGCCAGCGACAAGCGCTTCTGCTGGGCCAGCTTGGTGAACAACTGCAAGCCTGGCTCGATGTTCTTCTCATCACCCTTGTAGGCGATGGCAGCGGCCAGTACCCCGTTGGCCGCCTGGGCCGCGGTGCTCACGTCACCGATGGCGACTTTGTATTTGCCTTTTTCCAGGTCATGCCAGGTTTTGGGCATGTCTTCGGCTTTGACCAGTTGCTTGTTGATAATGAAGGCAATGGAGCCGGTATAGGCCAGGGCCCAATGGCCATCTTTATCCTTGGCCCAGTCCGGGATCTGTTCCCAGGTGCTGGGCTTGTACGGCTGGGTCACGCCCTTGGCCACCGCTATCGGCCCGAACGCGGCCCCGACATCACCAATGTCTGCGCTGGCATTGTCTTTTTCCGCATCGAACTTGGCCACTTCCTGAGCCGAACTCATGTCGGTGTCCATGTGCTTGAGGCCGTACTTTTTCGCCAGGTCCTCCCAGGTACCTTTCCAGTTGGCCCAGGCGTCGGGCATGCCCACGCTATTGACGGCGCCTTCCTTGCGGGCGGCGTCCTCGAGGGCCTTGAGGTCGGTCCCGGCGGCCATGGCCGTGGTACACAGGGCGATGGTCGAGCCGAGCAGTGAGGCCAGAAAAAGCTGTTTCATCCGAAGCTCCTTGATGGGTGCCGTGCAAAACGCGAAATGTGTTGTTGGACGTTGTTGCGATTCGGTTGGTCTAGGTCAGCAATACCCGAGCCAAGGTAGGCCTGTTGCATGACAATTTAATGTCCGCAGCCGCGCCTGCTCAGGGTCTGTGCCCCTGAAAATCAAGCGTAGACCACCTTGGCTGTCATCTGAGATTCATCTGTGGTGCCTAGGCTTGCTCTATTCTCATAGCCCTGAAGGCGCCAATTGTGTGCGCTGCCAGCGCTGGACTAGTCCAGATAGGTAACCTTCGATGACGCCACTGCCGCCCCGTGCAGTAACAGCCATCTGTCATGCCCTGCAGGAGCAGATCGAGCATGGTCTGCTGTCGCCCGGCTGCAAACTGCCGGCCGAGCGCAAGCTCAGTGAAGTGTTCGACACCACGCGCATTACCCTGCGCGAGGCGCTGGTGCAGTTGGAGGCACGCGGGTTGATTTATCGGGAGGAAAGGCGTGGCTGGTTCGTTGCACCTGAACGACTGACGTATGACCTGATCCAGCGCAGCCACTTCCATGCCATGGTCCGCGAGCAGGGCCGCGAAGCGCACACACAATTGTTGTCGGCGCGCTTGCTGCCTGCAGCCGCGATGGTCTGCGCGCGTCTGCAACTGGCGCCGCTGTCCAGTGTTATCCAGATTTGTCGGCTACGGCGAATCGACGATCGTGCCGTGCTGTATGCCGAGCACTACCTTAACCCGGAGTACTTTCCGGGCATTCTCGATCACGACCTCAGCCAGTCGTTGACCGAACTTTATGCCCGTCACTACGGTATCGCGTATGGGCGGGTGGCGTTCGAGATCCTGCCGACGGCCTTGCCCTCGGCGGCAGCCACTGCGCTTAAGGTGTCGGTGGGTAACCCCGGGCTGCACATTACCCGGGTCAACAGTGATCAGCACGGCAGGCTGATCGACTGTGACCTGGAGTATTGGCGCCACGATGCCATTCGCATCAAGGCCGAAGCCGGTTAAGACTTGCTATCGCCATCGTTGAATGGCGTGCTGGCATCGCTGGTGATCACCTGTACGCTCAGGCGCGGCGTGGCCAGGTCCAGGCCTGCTTCGTCGAGTTGGCGCTTGAGCGCCAGGTTGAACGCCCGTGAAACTTCCCATTGTTTGATCGGCGCGGTTTTGAAGCGTGCGCGCAGAATGGCCGAGCCCGACTCGAAGCTCTCGACCCCTTGCAGCTCCAGCGGTGACCAGATATTGCGACGCATCAACGGATCGTTGCGCATCTTCTGGCCGACGTCGCGAATCAGGCTAATGGCCTGGTCGATGTTCATGCTGTGCGGGATGGCCACGCGAAAAATCGCGTAGCCGAACTCGCGGGAGTAGTTCTTGATGCTCTTGATTTCACTGAACGGGATGGTATGGACGATCCCGTCGATGTCGCGCAGGCGCACCGTGCGAATAGTCAGGCCCTCGACCGTGCCCAGGTGACCGCCGACATCGACGTAGTCATCGATGGCCAGGGAGTCCTCGATAATGATGAACAAACCGGTAATGAGGTCGGCGACCAACGACTGGGCACCGAAGCCGATGGCCAGGCCGATGACACCGGCACCGGCCAGCAGTGGTGTGACGTTCATGCCCATGTTGGCCAGGGCAACGATCACCGCAATGATGAAAATGGCCACGAACAACACGTTGCGGATCAGCGGCATCATGGTTTGCGCGCGGGTATTGGCCAGGCCTTTGCGCGAGCGGGTCAGGGCATGGTGAACGGCGGTGTCGGCGAGAATCCAGACCAGCCAGGCGGCGATCAGGGTACCGGCCAGACCCAGTAGCCGAACTGCCACTTCGTGGCCTTCGCCTTCAGTGAACGCGATCAGGGAGAAACCCCAGACGCGCAGCCCCAGCTCGATGAACACCAGCCAGATACCCATGTGCACCAAGGTGTAGCCGAAGTTGCGCAAGCGTTCGCTGTACACCGCCTGGCGGCGATTGGCACGTTGCGGCTTGAGGCCGTGGCGGCGTACCAGGCCATTGATGACCATGCACAGGATCAGCAGCACTGTGCACATCAACGACTGACGCAAGGCTGTACTGGTGTCCCCGGCAGAGATAAAGGTGGCAATCAGTGAGATCGCTACCAGCACCAGGGCAGGCAGATACCAGAAGGTGCCGAGAATTTCGATGGTGTCGCTCAAGGCGCGGCGGGTAAGGCGCCGGGACAGCGGTTGGTTGCGAATGAGGTGGGCGATGGGTCGACGAAAACGCAGGATGAACAACCCGGTGGATAGCCCGGCGAGCACATTGGCCAGGGTGGCCAGGGTATGGGCCAGATGATCGCCCAGGGTACCGGCCATGCGTGGGTCATTCATCGCCTCGCCAAAGGCGGCGAAGCTGCCGATCAGCCACAGGGGGCGAAAGGCCTGGTGACGGAGGATATGCAAGGCGCGATGGCGGTGCGGACCATCGAGCAGGGAAAAGGCGATGACACAGATGGCCGAGAAGCAGGTGCCGATCACCAGGGCGTAGGCCAGTACCATCGCCATCGACTTGCCCAGCGATGAGGGCAGAACGAAGCTCAGGTACACGGTGATGACCAAGGCCACCAGCCACGGTCCGAGCTTGCGCAAGGCAAAGCGCACCAGGTCCCAAGTGCGAGGATGCTGCGGCAGTTCCTCGCTCAGGCCAAAGCGCAGGCGTACCTGATGGCTGACCCAGTTGAGGGCGTAGGCCAGCAAGCTCCAGAGGGCAATGATGGCTGCAAAGCCGAACAGAATCGGCGGCCATTCGTGCAGGGGCACCAGGCGTGCGTCGAATTCGATTTGTGCCAGTTCAAGTTCCCGGCTCCAGCGCGTGAGCGGACTGGCATCGCCACTGAACTGTTTTTCCAGCTCGGCGAAAGTGGTGCCGATCAGGCCCAGCACCCCTTGCTCGGCATTGGGTTGGGCTTGTTTGGTGCTGTCGCGCAGCTTCTTCAAATCGGCCAGCAGCTTGGTGCGCTGCTGGTCGTTTTCCAGGGTCTTGATCACCTCATCCAGGGACTGGCCCAGCGGCTCGGTTGCCTCTGGCTGGGCCTTGCTGCCACCGAGCATGCTCGGCAGGCCGGCAGCATAGGCTGGGACTAAGGTGAATAACGCCAGGAATAAAGCTAATACGCGGAAAAAGGCAGGCACCGGACAATCAACCTCAAAACGATCAATCGCCCGAGTGTAGTGTATTTGTCAGTTGAGTTTCTCGAGGATCTTCCAGCACATGATGCCAATCATGCCGAGGGTGCCGATCCACATCATCACCACGCCAAAATTACGGTCGCGGAAGTTGAAGCCCACGGTCAGCATGATCAGGCCGGCCATAACGGGAAGGAACAGGGATTGAAAAGCTGACATGCGGCAAGGTCCTTGAATTCGAATTTATGTTCAAGGATAGCGGGAAACACCGGCACAAGGGGTGATTGAGGTCAGTGATGGGGCACGAACCCGGTTGTCCGGGTTCGTGTGGGTGTCGGCCTTGGCGGCGACACGGATGCGACAAAACAAGGTCGCCGCAAAACGACGTGCGCTGCAACGCTATGGAAGGTCGCGACTGCGGTAGAAAGCAGTGAGTACCTTTACCAGATGGGCCAGGTCCTGACTGCCGCAGAGTTCACGAATCGAGTGCATGGCAAAGGTCGGCAAGCCGATATCCACGGTACGTACACCCAGGTGGCTGGCGGTGATCGGGCCGATGGTCGAGCCACACCCCATGTCGCTGCGCACGACAAAACTTTGCACCGGCACCTCTTCGGCCATGCACAAATGGCGGAAGAAACCCGCGGTCTCGCTGTTGGTCGCGTAGCGCTGGTTGTTGTTGACCTTGATGACCGGGCCGGCATTGAGTTTCGGGCCATGGTTGCCATCGTGCTTGTCGGCATAGTTGGGGTGGACGCCGTGAGCGTTGTCGGCCGAGACCAGCAGCGAGCGCTGGATGGCGCGCACGAAGTCGTCGCCATCGGGCATCAGGCGGCGCAGGGTCTGTTCCAGCATCGGGCCATCGGCGCCGCAGGCCGAGCAGGAGCCGACTTCTTCATGGTCGTTGCACACCAGTACGCAAGTTTCCTCGCTGTCGGCGTTGAGCAAAGCCTGCAAGCCGGCGTAGCAGGACAACAGGTTGTCCAGGCGCGCACCGGCGATGAACTCACCGTGCAGGCCAACCAGGGCTGCGCTCTGGGTGTCGTAGAAACTCAGCTCGTAGTCCAGCACCACATCGGCGTTCAGATCATGCTCGCGGGCCAGTTGGTCGGTGAGCAGGGCGCGGAAGTCGACGCGCTCGTCGCCTGCAACCTGGGCCAGGATCGGTGGCAGTTCGGTCTGCGGGTTGATCGCCCAGCCTTCGTTGGCGGTGCGATTGAGGTGGATCGCCAGGTTTGGAATGACTGCAATCGGCAGCTTGAAGTCAACCAACTGACTTTCGACCTTGCCGTCGCGCCGGAACGTTACGCGTCCGGCCAGGGACAGGTCGCGGTCGAACCAGGGCGCGAGCAGGGCGCCACCGTAGACTTCCACGCCCAACTGCCAGAAGCCGTGGCGCTGCAGTTCGGGTTGTGGCTTGACCCGCAGGCACGGGCTGTCGGTGTGCGCACCCACCAGGCGAATGCCGTCGAGCAGCGGCGAGTGACGACCGAGCTTGAAGGCGATAATCGAAGAATCGTTGCGGGTCAGGTAATAACGACCGCCGGCCACGGTAGCCCAGCTATCGCGCTCGTCCAGGCGCTGGTAACCGGCAGCTTCAAGGCGCTGGGCCAAGGCCGCGGTGGCATGAAAGGGGGTGGGGGAGGCCTTGAGAAAGTCGATCAGGCCTTGATTCAGTGCTTCGCGCATAGGTCACTCCAGACAGCAGTGGCGCGAGTTTAACGTACTTGGCGGCGGATTTGTGGCGTGCCTGTCGTGGCGCAAGCCCGCTCCCAAACGGTCTGGAGGCGGGCTGGCGCCGCGGTGCGCTGTATTAGAACGGGGCCGGGCACTCGAAGCGCAGGCGCTCCCCGGAAACCGGGTGGGTAAAGCTGAGCATGCTCGCGTGCAGGCACAGGCGCTCATGGGCAGCGAGGGCTTCGGGGTAGGCGTACAGGCGGTCACCGAGCAGCGGGTGGCCAATCGAAAGCATGTGTACGCGCAACTGATGCGAACGCCCGGTGATCGGCGTCAGTTCCACGCGGCAATGATCGCCACAGCGTTCGACAATGCGCCAGAAGGTCAGGGCATGCTTGCCTTGTTCGTGGTCGACCACATGCCGTGGCTTGGTCGGCGGATCGTAGCGCAGCGGCAGATCGATACTGCCGCTGTCGAGCTCCGGCTGACCCCAGCACAGGGCGGTGTAGGCCTTCTCGGTTTCACGGTCATGAAACTGCCGGGACAGCTCGCGATGGCTATCGGCGTCGCGGGCCAGGAGGATGATGCCCGAGGTTTCCCAATCCAGACGATGGACAATCAGGGCATCGGGATAGCCGTTTTCCTGCAGGCGAGTGATCAGGCAATCCTTGTTGTCGTCGGCGCGCCCAGGCACCGACAACAGCAAGGTCGGCTTGTTTATCACCAGGATGGCAGCGTCTTCGAAGAGGACTTGAACATTGGACAGCGGCATTGCGTGTTCTCTGCAAACGCCAACGGCGGCGACTGACGCCTATGTGTAAACGGGCTTGCCTTGCGATTGCGATTGTTCAGTTACATCGCTATCGCGGGGCAAGCCCGCTTCTACACAAGCACCAGCCATCGCCGTGGCAGGTTACCCGTAAGCGCCGATCAACGATCGGGCAGGGTGATGTTGAGTTCCAGGATTGAGCAGCTGCCCTGATTTTCCAGAGCGACATGCACATCATCGGAGCCGATGTTGACGTATTTGCGGATTACCTCCACCAGTTCCTTCTGCAAGGCTGGCAAGTAGTCCGGAGTACTGCGCTGACCGCGCTCGTGCGCCACGATGATCTGTAGACGCTCTTTCGCGACCGAGGCGGTGCTTACTTTTTTGCTGGCACGAAAGAAGTCAAAAAGGTTCATTGGTTAGTTGCCTCCAAACAGGCGCTCGAAGAATCCCTTCTTCTTAACATCAAGGAACCGATGTTCCACATTTTTGCCCAACAGGCGGTCGACAGTATCGCTGTACGCCTGGCCTGCATCGCTCTGGTCGTCGAGGATGACCGGGACACCCTGGTTGGATGCCTTGAGCACCGCCTGGGATTCCGGAATCACGCCCAACAGGGCAACCGAGAGGATTTCCTTGACGTCTTCAACGCCAAGCATTTCGCCCTGGCTCACGCGCTCTGGATGGTA is a window of Pseudomonas sp. DG56-2 DNA encoding:
- a CDS encoding NAD(P)H-quinone oxidoreductase, whose amino-acid sequence is MKALQGVDGHVEWVATTSPACDIGQVRIRVAAAGLNRADLLQRAGLYPPPPGASEFLGLECSGVITEVGAGSSWQVGDRVCALLAGGGMAEEVVVDARHVLPVPEGLSLHEAAAIPEVYATAWLNLFQLAGLKPGEKVLLHAGASGVGSAAIQLCKAFGSPCWVSVGSAERLAYCEALGASAGVVRGDDLNSLSDFGPFDVILDPVGANYAELNLKLLARDGRWVIIGLMGGRKAELDLAQLLVKRVQVTGSTLRTRDDQFKAELLSDLGQQVWPLFTEGRLKPQLAKAFPIKDAEAAFAELASNQVSGKLVLVIDESLA
- a CDS encoding HAD family phosphatase, with translation MALAIFDLDETLIHGDCASLWSEQMARLGWVDGESFLRRDKELMDAYGKGHLAMEDYMAFSLEPLIGRTPEEVDHLVGPWVEDFIEPIIFSDATRTIAEHRKAGDRILVISASGTHLVGPIAARLGIDEYLGINLSVQNGVYTGSTSGVLTYREGKITRLLEWLDQEEENLEGASFYSDSRNDLPLLVKVDYPHVVNPDPVLREHAETNNWPIHAWT
- a CDS encoding ABC transporter ATP-binding protein, whose translation is MSFVSVQNLQKSYGGNPVFNDINCQIQRGEFVTLLGPSGCGKSTLLRCIAGLTAVDSGKILLDGNDLVPVSPQKRGIGMVFQSYALFPNMTVEQNVAFGLRMQKVNADETRTRVREALQLVELQDFASRYPHQLSGGQCQRVALARSLVTRPRLLLLDEPLSALDARIRKHLREQIRQIQRELGLTTIFVTHDQEEALILSDRIFLMNQGRIVQSGDAETLYTAPVDVFAAGFIGNYNLLDAQSASRLLQRPVDSRLAIRPEAIALSLSGELEGLVRGHSLLGNVIRYRVEARGVELMVDVLNRSSADLHPDGQRVSLLIDPTALREVA
- a CDS encoding ABC transporter permease — its product is MSRAEPGTHPLYHRLMVYLLFIILLLPLAGTLLYSLATSWSASLLPSGLTFEWYLALWSDPRFLAAFGQSLLVCVGALVLSVLLILPLLFVVHYHFPRLDALMNILILLPFAVPPVVSSVGLLQLYGSGPMAMVGTPWILIGCYFTVALPFMYRAITNNLQAINLRDLMDAAQLLGASTFQAAFLVVLPNLRKGLLVALLLSFSFLFGEFVFANLLVGTRYETLQVYLNNMRNSSGHFNSALVISYFLFVLVLTWIANHLNKDKS
- a CDS encoding ABC transporter permease subunit yields the protein MKRGRWLAMLFLLPFALFFIIFQIAPLAWVAIHSLQAESGWGLANFSKIFDSRFYRQAIQHSLEISFWSSVFGIVIAVLGSYSLRKVDSRLRDFVNAFANMTSNFSGVPLAFAFIILLGFNGALTLLLKQAGIIEDFNLYSKTGLIILYTYFQIPLGVLLLYPAFDALREDWRESAQLLGASTWQYWRHIGLPVLTPALLGTFVILLANALGAYATVYALTTGNFNVLPIRIAALVAGDISLDPNLASALAMILVGLMTLVTIVHQWLLKRSYHVAR
- a CDS encoding alkaline phosphatase family protein, coding for MKHNVILVLLDGLNYQVAHHAMGHLHAYVEADRAALYRVECELPALSRPLYECILTGVAPIDSGIVHNNVTRLSQQRSIFHYAREAGLGTAAAAYHWVSELYNRSPFDPLRDRHTHSPKLPIQHGLFYYADHYPDSHLFADAEYLRRRHAPNFLLAHPMSIDDAGHRHGLDSSQYRNSARSADILLADYLHTWLQEGYQVLVTADHGMNNDRSHNGLLVEEREVPLFVFGEAFSLDPAAKPLQTELCGTICELLGVAHDKPVCRELLK
- a CDS encoding ABC transporter substrate-binding protein, translating into MKQLFLASLLGSTIALCTTAMAAGTDLKALEDAARKEGAVNSVGMPDAWANWKGTWEDLAKKYGLKHMDTDMSSAQEVAKFDAEKDNASADIGDVGAAFGPIAVAKGVTQPYKPSTWEQIPDWAKDKDGHWALAYTGSIAFIINKQLVKAEDMPKTWHDLEKGKYKVAIGDVSTAAQAANGVLAAAIAYKGDEKNIEPGLQLFTKLAQQKRLSLANPTIQTLEKGEIEVGVVWDFNGLSYRQQIDPTRFEVLIPSDGSVISGYTTIINKYAKHPNAAKLTREYIFSDAGQINLAQGHARPIRAEHLKLPAEVQAKLLPNEQYKSVQPIKDAAAWEATSKKLPQMWQEQVIIEME
- the phnR gene encoding phosphonate utilization transcriptional regulator PhnR gives rise to the protein MTPLPPRAVTAICHALQEQIEHGLLSPGCKLPAERKLSEVFDTTRITLREALVQLEARGLIYREERRGWFVAPERLTYDLIQRSHFHAMVREQGREAHTQLLSARLLPAAAMVCARLQLAPLSSVIQICRLRRIDDRAVLYAEHYLNPEYFPGILDHDLSQSLTELYARHYGIAYGRVAFEILPTALPSAAATALKVSVGNPGLHITRVNSDQHGRLIDCDLEYWRHDAIRIKAEAG